The Edaphobacter sp. 12200R-103 genome contains a region encoding:
- a CDS encoding efflux RND transporter periplasmic adaptor subunit: MSSAPISEQETKPAFPAAKPLPSLPEPEKPQRSGARKWIIFLVIALIVGAAVWKIRKNTQEQSFQGQRMSAMGDRPMPVQTVHVQQKTMPIYLTALGTVTAYNTVTVKSRVDGQLNRVNVREGQRVRQGELLAEIDPAPYQAALAQAQGQLARDQAQHVNDQAQANRYSALLEAGVVSRENAQAQQALAGQSGGAIQADQAAIQAAKVNLNYTKITSPINGVVGLRQVDPGNIVHASDTNGLLVVTQLEPIAVIFTLPEDHLPEVLDLTRQGRKLVVEAYDRSGATHLATGSVLTVDNQIDTTTGTVKVKAVFDNKDGALFPNQFVNVRLVLQQRPNSIVIPSAALLSGSEGNYVYMVKPGDPPAELQAANPPAQQRAGRKGDANTGTATNQNQPHFYVVAQPVKVDLTEGSQVILSGGVKPGDTIVVDGQEKLRSGSRVIPRQSANPNGPRAVNPNREDTGVVSDSQNGDRQQGKQDRTGGQQP; this comes from the coding sequence ATGTCATCAGCCCCGATCAGTGAACAGGAAACCAAGCCTGCCTTCCCGGCAGCCAAACCGCTTCCCAGCCTCCCCGAGCCGGAGAAGCCGCAGCGGTCTGGTGCCCGGAAGTGGATTATTTTTCTGGTAATTGCACTGATTGTAGGAGCGGCAGTGTGGAAGATCCGCAAGAACACCCAGGAACAGTCGTTCCAGGGCCAGCGGATGTCGGCTATGGGAGATCGGCCCATGCCGGTCCAGACCGTGCATGTGCAGCAGAAGACGATGCCGATCTATCTGACTGCATTGGGTACGGTTACCGCCTATAACACCGTAACCGTCAAATCGCGGGTTGATGGTCAGTTGAACCGGGTCAATGTGCGCGAGGGGCAGAGGGTACGTCAGGGAGAATTGCTGGCGGAGATCGATCCGGCTCCGTACCAGGCAGCTTTGGCGCAAGCCCAGGGACAGCTGGCACGCGACCAAGCGCAGCACGTCAATGACCAGGCCCAGGCAAATCGCTACAGCGCTCTTCTGGAAGCCGGTGTGGTTTCGCGCGAAAACGCGCAGGCCCAGCAAGCTCTCGCCGGCCAGTCCGGCGGAGCGATCCAAGCTGATCAGGCAGCGATTCAGGCAGCGAAGGTAAATCTGAACTATACGAAGATCACCTCTCCTATCAATGGGGTGGTTGGTTTGCGCCAGGTCGACCCCGGCAACATTGTTCACGCCTCAGACACGAACGGCCTTCTGGTGGTCACGCAGCTGGAGCCGATTGCGGTGATTTTCACGCTTCCTGAAGACCATCTTCCTGAAGTGCTGGACCTGACGCGACAGGGGAGAAAGCTGGTGGTAGAGGCCTACGACCGGTCGGGCGCAACCCATCTGGCTACCGGATCAGTCCTTACGGTCGACAACCAGATCGACACCACGACGGGCACTGTGAAGGTAAAGGCGGTCTTTGACAATAAAGACGGAGCTCTGTTTCCGAACCAGTTTGTGAATGTTCGCCTAGTTTTGCAGCAGCGTCCGAACTCGATCGTCATTCCGAGCGCAGCGTTGTTGAGCGGCTCGGAGGGGAACTACGTGTACATGGTGAAGCCGGGTGATCCTCCTGCGGAGCTGCAGGCTGCAAACCCGCCAGCACAACAGCGTGCAGGCCGGAAAGGTGATGCCAATACCGGCACCGCGACGAACCAGAACCAGCCTCACTTTTATGTCGTTGCACAGCCGGTCAAGGTTGACCTGACCGAGGGTTCGCAGGTAATCCTTTCGGGCGGCGTCAAGCCCGGTGACACGATTGTTGTGGACGGACAGGAGAAGCTGCGCAGTGGAAGCCGGGTGATCCCGCGGCAGTCTGCCAATCCCAACGGACCGCGCGCGGTGAACCCGAACCGGGAAGACACCGGCGTGGTCTCCGACTCGCAAAATGGCGATCGACAGCAAGGCAAGCAGGACCGTACAGGAGGCCAGCAGCCATGA
- a CDS encoding multidrug efflux RND transporter permease subunit, giving the protein MSPSRPFILRPVATSLLMVAILLAGWVAYLQLPVSALPQVDYPTIQVMTFYPGASPEVMASSVTAPLERQFGQIPGLTQMTSTSSGGGSVITLQFDLSESIDIAQQDVQAAINAAYSYLPKDLPNPPVYSKVNPADAPILTLALSSDTLPLVKVEDLADTVLAQKISQLTGVGLVSINGGQKPAVRIQANPMALANYGMSLEDLRSAVATANVDQAKGNLNGTHQSYTIGANDQLLSSADYANVIIAYRNGSPVRLKDVANAVDSAENLYQAAWMGTAARPAHKDANGKEIPARDAQLKPAVIVNIQRQPGANIIGVVDEVQKLLPQLRTTLPASVSLEILTDRTNTIRASVKDVQFELMLTIALVVMVIFLFLRSLSATIIPSVAVPLSIIGTFGVMYLLGYSLNNLSLMALTISTGFVVDDAIVMIENIDRYLEMGDSPLEAALKGSEQIGFTILSLTISLIAVLIPLLFMGDIVGRLFREFAVTLSVTILVSAVVSLTLTPMMCAKLLRHKPEHEKGAFYHKSEQFFNYVIEKYAVGVRWVLRHQTLTLLVTLATFLLTIYLYIIVPKGFFPVQDTGVLLAITEAPQTISFEAMSTRQQQLARVILEDPDVESVSSFIGIDGTNSTLNSGRIQINLHDREERSDSAVDVIRRLGPKLAQVEGIQAYLQPLQDLTVEDRVSRTQYQYTLEDANAAELASATRQMVAKLKQVPELTDVASDQQLEGLEAHLVIDRDTASRLGITPQNIDDTLYDAFGQRQVSTMFTQLNQYHVILEVEPKYQLNPNALNNIYVKSSNGTQVPLTAITHVEERQTTLAINHQGQFPAVTISFNLAPGKSIGDAVEAVNRAKAELNLPASVNAEFQGTARAFVASLSNEPLLILAALIVVYIVLGVLYESYIHPITILSTLPSAGVGAILALLLFHINLSVIALIGIILLIGIVKKNAIMMIDFALEAEREHNMEPEEAIYQACLLRFRPIMMTTMAALLGGVPLAMGTGTGSELRRPLGIAIVGGLIVSQILTLYTTPVVYLFFDRIGRKYLHTAEADAEFREHENAVSAD; this is encoded by the coding sequence ATGAGCCCTTCACGGCCATTTATCCTGCGGCCGGTGGCCACCTCGCTTCTGATGGTGGCCATTTTGCTTGCCGGCTGGGTTGCATACCTTCAGCTTCCGGTCTCCGCGCTGCCGCAAGTCGACTATCCCACCATCCAGGTGATGACCTTCTATCCGGGCGCAAGCCCTGAGGTGATGGCATCCTCAGTGACGGCTCCACTGGAGCGTCAGTTTGGCCAGATTCCGGGCCTTACCCAGATGACCTCGACCAGTTCCGGGGGTGGCAGCGTCATTACACTGCAGTTCGACCTCTCGGAGTCGATCGACATTGCCCAGCAGGACGTTCAGGCAGCGATCAATGCGGCCTACAGCTATCTCCCCAAGGACCTTCCGAATCCTCCTGTTTACAGCAAGGTAAACCCGGCGGACGCTCCGATCCTTACACTGGCGCTCTCAAGCGATACGCTGCCGCTGGTGAAGGTCGAAGACCTGGCCGATACGGTCCTGGCGCAAAAGATCTCGCAGCTTACCGGCGTCGGTCTCGTGTCGATCAACGGAGGCCAGAAGCCAGCGGTTCGCATTCAGGCCAATCCTATGGCTTTGGCGAACTATGGTATGAGCCTGGAAGATCTGCGGTCGGCTGTTGCGACGGCGAACGTCGATCAGGCCAAGGGAAACCTGAACGGAACCCACCAGTCGTACACCATTGGCGCAAACGACCAGTTGTTGTCGAGCGCAGATTACGCGAATGTCATCATTGCGTACCGTAATGGCTCACCGGTTCGGCTTAAAGACGTCGCCAACGCAGTTGACAGCGCCGAAAACCTTTACCAGGCAGCCTGGATGGGGACTGCCGCACGGCCCGCCCACAAGGACGCCAATGGCAAGGAGATCCCTGCACGCGACGCTCAACTGAAGCCTGCCGTGATCGTCAACATTCAACGCCAGCCGGGAGCCAATATCATCGGCGTGGTCGATGAGGTTCAGAAGCTGTTGCCGCAGCTGCGCACGACTCTGCCGGCGAGCGTATCGCTCGAGATTCTGACCGACCGAACCAATACCATTCGGGCTTCCGTCAAAGACGTTCAGTTCGAACTGATGCTAACCATTGCGCTGGTTGTGATGGTGATCTTTCTCTTTCTGCGGTCGCTATCGGCCACCATCATCCCTTCGGTCGCCGTACCGCTTTCGATCATCGGCACCTTTGGCGTGATGTATCTGCTGGGCTACAGCCTCAATAACCTGAGTCTGATGGCGTTGACAATCTCCACCGGCTTTGTGGTTGACGACGCCATCGTGATGATCGAGAACATCGATCGTTATCTGGAGATGGGCGACTCGCCGCTGGAGGCAGCGCTCAAAGGATCGGAGCAGATCGGGTTTACGATTCTCTCTCTGACCATCTCCCTGATCGCCGTACTGATTCCGCTGCTGTTCATGGGAGATATTGTCGGCCGGCTCTTCCGCGAGTTTGCGGTTACGCTGTCGGTCACGATCCTGGTTTCCGCGGTCGTCTCCCTGACGCTGACTCCGATGATGTGCGCCAAGTTACTGCGCCATAAGCCGGAGCACGAAAAGGGCGCTTTCTATCACAAGAGCGAACAGTTCTTTAATTACGTCATCGAAAAGTATGCCGTTGGAGTCCGCTGGGTATTGCGGCATCAGACACTGACCCTGCTGGTGACGCTGGCTACGTTCCTGCTGACGATCTATCTGTACATCATCGTCCCCAAGGGCTTCTTCCCGGTACAGGATACAGGTGTGCTGCTCGCCATCACGGAAGCACCGCAGACGATCAGCTTCGAGGCGATGAGCACGCGGCAGCAACAGCTTGCGCGCGTCATCCTTGAGGATCCGGATGTGGAGAGTGTATCGTCCTTCATTGGCATCGATGGCACCAACTCCACCCTGAACAGCGGCCGTATTCAGATTAATCTGCACGACCGTGAAGAGCGCTCCGATTCCGCCGTCGATGTGATCCGCCGGCTTGGACCGAAACTCGCCCAGGTGGAAGGCATTCAGGCCTATCTTCAGCCGTTGCAGGATCTGACGGTGGAAGACCGCGTGAGCCGCACACAGTACCAGTACACTCTCGAGGATGCCAACGCAGCGGAGCTGGCAAGTGCGACTCGCCAGATGGTGGCGAAGCTGAAGCAGGTTCCGGAGTTGACCGATGTAGCGAGCGACCAGCAACTGGAGGGTCTGGAGGCCCACCTGGTCATCGACCGCGACACGGCCTCACGACTGGGGATTACACCGCAGAACATCGACGACACTCTGTACGATGCCTTTGGACAGCGGCAGGTCTCGACGATGTTCACCCAGCTAAACCAGTATCACGTGATCCTGGAGGTCGAGCCGAAGTACCAGTTGAATCCGAACGCGCTAAACAACATTTACGTCAAGAGCTCGAATGGCACCCAGGTTCCTCTAACCGCGATCACGCACGTCGAAGAGCGACAGACAACGCTGGCGATTAATCACCAGGGGCAGTTTCCTGCTGTGACGATCTCCTTCAATCTGGCTCCCGGAAAGTCCATCGGCGATGCCGTCGAAGCGGTAAATCGCGCCAAGGCAGAGCTGAATCTGCCGGCAAGCGTCAATGCAGAGTTTCAGGGTACTGCCCGCGCCTTCGTGGCATCACTCTCTAACGAACCGCTGCTGATCCTGGCTGCGCTGATCGTGGTCTACATCGTGCTGGGTGTTCTCTATGAGAGCTATATCCATCCGATTACGATTCTGTCGACGCTTCCTTCGGCAGGTGTGGGTGCAATTCTTGCCCTTCTGCTCTTCCATATAAACCTGAGCGTGATCGCCCTGATCGGCATCATCCTGCTGATCGGTATTGTGAAGAAGAACGCCATCATGATGATCGACTTCGCCCTGGAGGCGGAGCGGGAACACAATATGGAGCCGGAGGAGGCAATCTACCAGGCTTGCCTGCTTCGCTTCCGTCCGATCATGATGACCACGATGGCAGCATTGCTGGGCGGAGTCCCGCTAGCGATGGGGACAGGCACCGGAAGCGAGCTGCGACGGCCGCTCGGCATCGCGATCGTAGGAGGTCTGATCGTATCGCAGATTCTGACGCTGTATACGACGCCCGTCGTCTATCTCTTCTTTGACCGGATTGGTCGTAAGTACCTGCATACGGCCGAAGCTGACGCAGAGTTTCGCGAGCATGAGAACGCGGTGAGTGCGGACTGA